The Cloacibacterium caeni region TGCCGTAAGCTGTGTGTTTTCTTGCACAGAGCGCACCACCCCTCTGCTAGAAGAAGATATGGGAAGATGAATAATAGGTAAGGTTACAAGAATTACTATTACCATTGCTAAAATGGTAAGATTTATGGTTTTTGACATTAGTAAAATTTTATATTTTACATAAGGTTCATCATCTCTTTTTGAAGGAGCTGAGCTTGTTTTACTTCATACTCTTGTCTAGCTTTTGCAATAGCTTCATTTAGAATAAAAATAATTTCTTCTAAATTTTTATTCAGGGGATTAGAAATTTTTTTGATATTTCCTAAAACAGAAATTTCAATTGAAACTCCATTAGAGCTATGTGTAATGACTTCTTGGTCTAATGTGTTTTTTATATCTTCTATTTTTTGCTTTAGAAGTTGTGCCTTTTCTATAGATATATTTGGTAACATTTGTTTTGTTTTAAAATTTGTTCTAGTTTTTTTAATTTATTTTTTGGCGTTCTTTTGTTCCTCAATATCATTTTTGAAAAACGAAGAGAATATATCAATTGTGTTAGGGAAGTTGCTATCTTGCCAATAAGATTCTTGGTAAGAACTTTTATTTTTGCTAAAACCTATGTCATCTTTTGGTTTGACATATTCATAAGAAATAGGAATAAATTCTGTGTATAAAACGACATCATTATTATTTTCCTCAGATTTGTGTTTCATACTAAAACGGATTGTATTAGAAAACTTATTAAGATAATTAAAGGGATAATTCTTAAGAGAAGCACCAGATAAATAATTGGCAAAGATTTCTCTTGAAAAGTTATTCATTTGAAAGCCCAAAAAGTTCACATTCATACTTTCAATATTCTTTTTGGTCAAGCTTATTTTTTCGCTCTCTTGTTTATTTTCAGAGAAAGAATACTTGCCATTATCCATTACTGCTTTTATGTTTTCGACTGCTTCTAATTTTGGAAGTTTCATTTGCGTTTTCAAATCAAAAGAAGCTACTTTTTTATATTTTTGATCCGCATCTTTTAAGGTAAAAACTCGGTATTGCTCTAAATATTCATTTTCAATTTTGCTCTCTTGTTTATTGATTTTATAAGTAATAATACCATCTGCATAGCAATTGAACTTCTTGTTCATCAATACATAAGTTATGAAATATCCTTTAATGTAATATTCTTTTAACTCATCTTTCTTTTCTAAAACAATTGGTTTAATTTCTACAATTTTATCAGAAATATAGAAACTATTCATTTCTAAATCTGCTAACCTCAAAGTATCTGTGATAATGTTTTCGTGAGAAAGTAAGTAGAAGTCTTCTTTGGTAAGTTCTTCTTTATTAATTACACCATTAATGTCCGTTTTTGTAACCACATTGCCGTTTTTGTCAAAAACTAAGACATTGACTAAAGGCTTATTAGAAGTTTTAGATATAAACTTAACTTCTTGAGCGTTTGCTATTGAAAACAATAGCATAAAGGTTAAATAAAGTATTCTCATGTTTTATTATTTTACGATATTTATTATTTTATCATTTTTCAATCGAATTATCATCTGAGATTTTTCAAATTGAGCTACAATATTTTGCGCATCTGTACATAAATCATATTGTTCTAAATTGATGCCATTAATGGAAGCTATTTCATCCAATACTTTTAGTCCACTTTTATCTGCCAGACTGTTTTTATAGACATTTGAAACTCTAATATTATTGTAGAATTTTTCAATTGAAAAACCAAAATTCATTTTAATATCCACATCCGTTTTAAAATCTTCATGTTTTTTCAGATAGATATTCTTAAAACCTTCATCAAAAATAACTTCAAAGTTTTTTAAAAAACCAGCCCCTATGGATGTTAACAAATGATCAGAGTATTTTATTGGGAGATCAACTTCCTTGTCAATTACATAAATTTTACCTTTTGCAATATATTCTTCAGAAATAATATTTCCATAAGAATTTTGCATTTCTAATAATTTTATTTTAGGGATTTTCTGATTTTTCTTATTTACAGATATAATATCGAAAGAGCCTGTATCAATAATAAAATCAGTATTTATGTCATTTATCTTTAAACTAAAAGTTGGCTTCTTATCTGACCCAAAAAACTTTCCCCCATTATGTTTAAAATTTATAGGATATATACTATAGCCATCGTTATTAAAAGCTGAGTTCGAGTATAAAAGTTCATTATTTTTTAAATTAAGTTTCCAATTATATTTTTTAATGATATCCATCCCGATTATGCCAATAATATTTTCAGGATTACAACTCCCTAAAATCTTTTTAATATCAATAAACCTAACTTCTATTTTTTCTTCTCTTAAATTTCCTATTTCGAGGCTATTTAATCTAATATTCCTAAAAGATAATTGACCATAGTAAGTATTGATTGTTTCTTTTCTTCTATAATTTTCTATATCCAAAGTACCAACGTCCAATAACGTTTTTGTTGAACCTGTATCAAATATTAATTTACCCGAAACAAATCTGCCGTTAATTTTTATAGAATCACAAATCAAAACATTACCTTTCTCTTTTAGATGAAAAAGTTTGAGTTGTTGTGAGTTAAAAAGATTAAATATCAGTAAAAATTGTAGAGCAAATTTCATAACCACAATTGTAGATTTTTATTGAATAATTTAGGAAAGGGAGAAAACCTCCCTTTCTTTAATTTAAATTAATTCCCAACCCTTTTCCCATTAACAGTTGTTATAGTATCAGGGTTATTATCTTTTGCAAATGCATCAGCTAACAAAAGAATAGCAGCAACAAATAATACAGCTAGCCAAGGAAACCCTCCTTCTGTCTCTCTCATCTCTTGAAGAGACATTTCTTGTAAATTTTTCATTTTGTAAAATTTTTAAAGTTAATAAATTTGTGTCATATAAACCCTGACATTGGGATTTTGCTGATCAGCATTTTTGAATTGTACACTTCAAAAAGGTAAAGAATTAGGTTCTTTTCCGAGAACAAAAATGAATTAATAATAAAGATAACACAAGTAAAGCTATCCAAGATTGATAAATTCCGACATTTTGAATACTAAAATTTATAAATTAACGGTTTAAATCAAATGCCTACCTTTTCATTATCAATCAATTACATGCTAATTGTTAAAAATTAATAATAATCACTAATTTTGTGAGATAAAATCACATATGAGAAAAATTTATTTAATATTAATCATTATCTGTCCAATTTTATTCTTTTCTCAGAGTAAAAAGGGATTTTATTTGCCCGATACTTTAAAAACTAAATCTTTTGATTATTTAAAAAAAGGATATGATAAAGAATTTCAATCGAAAAAGAACTTAGCTGAATTATATGCCAATTGTTTATTATTAAAAGGTAAAAAAGAAAAAAATGATTTAAAAACAATAGATGGATATATATCATTGTATCGTTTAAAAGATGATGATTTATCTGCTTTGTCATATTTGGATAGTATGATGATAGTTTCTAAAAAAATAAATAATAAAGAGTATTTGTCTGATGGTTATATGTACAAAGGAAATTACTATTATTTGAAAGGAGACTATTTAAAATCACTAGGAAGCTATTTAGAAGCGAGAAATTATGCTGAAAATAATAGTGAAACTTATCATATTCTTAATTTTAATATTGGGTTATTAAAATTAGAATTAGGCAATTATCAAGAGGCTCAAAATCTATTTTTTGATTTTAAAAAATATATTGAATATAAGGGGCAGACAAAACGCATTGACTACGTGAGTTGCTTATATGCTATTGCATATACTTATAACAAAACAAATATGATTGATTTATCAGAGTCTTTTGTAAAATTGGGTTTAAAAGCAAATGAACAAATAAAAGATCAAGAAAGTTATCTGAATTTACTTTTGGTATCGGGAATAAATTCTTACAAAAGGAAAAACTATAAGGAGGCAATAGAGAAATTAGAAAAAGTGGACAAATTGACCCGAAAAAATTCTTATAATCTGCAAAACCTAGCTCTTAGTGAGTTTTATATTGGTAAAAGCTTAAATAGGATTAATGATGCTAATTTTTTAAATAAATTCAAAACAGTTGATTCCATCATATTTAAAACTAAAAACGTTACATCGGAGTTAAGAGAGATATATCCTTTTTTAATTGAACATTATAAGGAGAATAATGATAAGCAAAAGCAATTATTATATATTGAACATTTATTAACTTTTGATAGCATATCGAGTTCTAATAAATATAACCTTTCTACAATAATTAATAAAAAGTATGATACTCCAAACCTTATAATTGAAAAAGAAAAATTGATTTCTGATTTAAATTCTAAAAACTCTACATTATTTTGGATAATTGGAATTATTGGATTGCTGACCATCTCCTTAATAATAATTTATTATAAAAATAGAAAGCAAATTAAATTTTATGAAAGACAAGCAGAAGCTCTATTAAAAAATTCAAAAGATATTGTTAACATAGAGGACATCTCTATTAATACAAATAGTTGGAATATTGGAAAAGAAGAAGTTGATAAACCAAAATCCTCACTTCCAGAAGATATTATAGAAAACCTTAGACTGAAGTTCACACAATTTGAAAATGAAAAAGGCTTTTTGAATAAAAGTCTTACCTTGGATAACTTAGCAAAAGACTTTGAAACTAATAGAGATTATCTTTCAAAAACGGTTAATGAGTTGAAAGGGAAAAATTTTTCTCAATATATTAATGAATTAAGAATTAACAATATAGTGGAAGAACTTAAGAACAATCCTCATCTTCAAAAATATACAATTGCTGGAATTGCAGAAGAAGCAGGATATAATAATTCTGAATCCTTTACTAATTCTTTTAAAAAACACACAGGAACTTTGCCTTCATATTATATAAAAGCATTACAAGAGAAAAAAAACGAAATTTTATAATGCACTTATTTAAAGGTGTTTAAATATGATAAATTCCCAAAATTGATAAATTTCGATATCTTTTTTTACATACATTATAAAATATTCACTTTTTTTGTAACAAGTTTAATTTAAAAAATTCGTCCAAAATGAAAAAGACACAAAATCAAAATCAGAAAAAGCTATCTCTAAACAAATTAAGAATAGCAAAAATTAATAATCCTCAAATCATAAAAGGAGGAGATGCAGATGCTAACATACCAACTGGTACAGTCCCAACAAAGAAAACTGATCAATAATGCATAAATTCAAATTCTGCTTTTATACTTTTTTTATCTTTTGTTTGGGATTATTAAATGCTCAAAAAATGAATCTTGCACCATCTTCAACTGTAACAGAAAAATATTTTGGAATTAATATAGTTGATGAGTATAGAAATTTAGAAAATTTAAAAGATTCTTCTGTTGTTAATTGGATGCGTGAGCAAACAAAATATTCAACAAATACTTTGAAATCCATTTCAAATAGACAATATTATATTGATAAAAGAAAAGAATTTGATAAGCGTAAATCATTTTCTGTAAATAGTATAAACGTTACAGAAAATGGTTTTTATTTTTATTTGAAGAAAAAACCCGAAGAAAGCACAGCTAAACTATATTTTAGAAAGACTTTTAATGGAACAGAAACTGAAATATTTAATCCTCAAAGTTATAAACCTGAGAATAAAAAAAACTATCAAATTAGTTACATTAAACCAAATTTTGATGGTTCAAAAATAGCAATTGCTTTAACTGAAAGTGGTAAAGAAATTTCTGAAATGATTATTTATGATGTGAAAAAGAATAAATTACTCTCTGATGTTATTACCAATTGCTGGCCATCTGATGGTGGAGGTGTATCTTGGTTCCCTGATAATGAACGCTTTATTTATCTTCATTATCCAGTTATTGACCCAAATTCAATTTTTTTTCTAAAAAATATGGAATCGGTCATTTATAAAATCGGAGAGGATCCCCAAATATTAAATGACATATTTTCAAAAGAAAATGATCCCAATTTAAAAATTAATTCCGAAGATTTTCCTATTGTAAATTTACCCAATAAAGAATCTAAATTTCTATTTGGTTATATAGCTGGTGCTACAAATTTTGTTAACACCTATTACAAGCCGTTAAATGAAATAAATAAAAAAGGCAGTTGGAAATTATTATTTGACAAAGATAAAAAAGTAAGCAATTTTATTGTAAAAGGAAACGATATTATTTTTGTATCAGAAAAAAATGGTATGACAGCTATTTATAGGACTTCATTATTAAAACCTAATTTTGAAAACCCGGATTTAATAGTCCCTAACACTTCTGATGAAGTAATAAATGGATTATCTAATATAAAAGATGGATTTTTATTTAGTAGTACAAAAAATGGAGTAGAAGCAAAACTTTATTTATACAAAAAAACACATGTAGAACAATTAGTCCTTCCTTTTCCTGCTGGAGACATTTCAATAGGCACACAAAGTTCTAGGTCAAATAATTTTTGGATTACATGTAGTGGGTGGAAAAATGACTCTGAAAGATTTAAATACAATTATGCTTTAAAAAAATTCACATCAGAAAATCTTTCCCCTATAATTGATTATCCTGAGTTTAAAGATATTATTGTAGAAGAAACTGTTGTGAAGTCTCATGATGGAGTAGACATTCCTCTTTCTTTAATATATAAAAAAGGAATAAATAAAAATAAACATAATCCTCTCCTTATTGATGCATATGGTGGCTATGGAATTATTAATAGCCCTTATTTTTCAAAAACATATATGTTATGGGCTTTAGAAGGAGGAATAATGGCAATTGCACATGTTAGAGGCGGAGGAGAGAAAGGAGAAGAATGGCACCTAGGTGGGTTTAAAGAAACTAAACCAAATTCATGGAAAGATTTAATCTCTTGTGCCGAGTATATGATAAATAAAGATTACACATCTTCAGAAAATATAGCTATTTGGGGAGCAAGTGCTGGAGGAATTACCATAGGAAGAGCAATGACCGAAAGACCTGATTTATTTAAAGCCGCAATTATTGATGCTGGCGTTGTAAATGCTTCAAGAATGGAGTTTACTCCAAACGGACTAAATAATGTGAAAGAATTAGGTTCATTAAAAATAGAATCTGAATTTAAGGCTTTACTAGAAATGGATGCGTATCTACATATTAAAAAAGGAATTAAATATCCTGCTGCACTTATTACTGGGGGAATTAATGATCCTAGAGTATCACCATGGATGCCTACCAAATTTGCAGCAAAACTGCTTGCAAATAATGATTCAGAAAATCCTACCCTTTTAAAAATTGATTACGAAGGCGGTCATGGTGGAGACATTCCAACTCTACAATTATATGAAAATCTAGCGGATATTTTTGTTTTTGCATTTTGGCAATTAGGACATCCTGATTATCAACTCAAAAAAGACGAGAAAAAATAAATGCCAAAATTCCCTTACAATTTTTTTGATGATTTTATTGTCAGATTACCTCATTTATCTTTTAAAGAATTTAAAAGAAATTTTTATGAGAAATGCACAGATGATGAAAATATAGAAAAATATCTTACTAGTATTATTTTTAGAGAAGCCATTTACTTAGCTTCTCTTTCTTTGTTTAATGAAACTAAGACTAAAATTAGTGAAAAGTCTAAAGTCTCATTAGTGAAATATTACAATAGAGCTAGTACACGCTATACACCATTTGGATTATTTGCTGGAGTAAGTTTAGGTAAATTTGATAAAGAAGATGATTTCCCTAAATTATTTTCAGAGAATGAAAGATCTAGAGACACCAAGCTTGATATGCACTTTTTGGTTGAACTATCAAAGCATCTTAATTCAATACCTCATATTAAAAATAACATTTTATACTTTCCCAATAATAGTATTTATACAATTGGAAAAAATAAAATCCGTTTTGTAGAATATGAAAATAAAGAGGGAAAAAGAGATTACATAATTTCTTCTGCTCCTCTTTCTGAAGAGTTAGAACAAATATTACTTGTTTCTAAAGAAGGTAAAACAATTGATGAACTGTCATCAGTACTTATTAATGAAGAAATATCTTTAGAAGAAGCTAGAGAATTTATTGATGAGCTCATAGAAAATCAGGTTTTGGTAAGTGAACTAGAACCAAATGTAGCAGGAAATAATTTTTTAGATTCAATCATTTCAATTTTAGAAAGAATTGGAGCTAACGAAGAAAGAGACCTTTTGGTTGCCATAAAAATTAAAATGCAGCAGCTCGATTTAAATTTTGGAAATTCAGAAAACATGTATGCTGAAATTGAAGAACTTATTAATAATCTCAATTTAGAATATGATAAAAAGTATCTCTTTCAGACGGATTTATATTATGATAGCAAAATAAAATTATCATATGAATGGAAAAGACAACTAAAAAAGGGGATTTCATTTTTAAATAAGATTACTATCTTAAATAGAGAAACTGTTTTAGAAAAATTTAAAGAAGCATTTTACGAAAGATTTGAAAATGAAGAGGTTTCCCTTTCCTATGCTTTAGATTCTGAAATTGGGATAGGCTATTTGCAAAATATACCAACAAAAGGAGTTCATCCGTATTTAGAAGATATAGTCTTACCTTCTTCCAAACAAAAAAGAGAACTTCAATTTAAATTAAATCCAATACATCTTATTCTCAATCAAAGGTTACAAAAATCCTATTGGAATAATGATTATGTCATAAAATTATCAGAAGATGATTTTAATGATTTTGAAGAAAATTGGAATGATTTGTCGGATACTTTATCGTTAATTGGAGAAATAGTTTCTGATAATCAACAAGAAAAATTATACATTAACAATATTAGTGGAAATGCAGGAAGGTTACTTGGAAGATTTTGTTCAGAAAAGTCAACAATAAAAGATTTTGTAATACAAATTTCGGATAAGGAACAAGAACTAAATCCAGAGAAAATTTTAGCCGAAATTATACATCTTCCAGAATCTAGAATTGGAAATGTGATAAGAAGACCTCAATTAAGGAGTTACGAAATCCCCTACTTGGCTAATTCTGCTTTAAAGAAAGAAAATCAAATATCAGTAGATGATTTGTATCTTTCAATAAAGAATGGTAAGTTATTTTTAAGATCAAAAAAACACAATAAAGAAGTTATTCCTCATTTGACGAATGCTCACAACTATTCTAATAACTCTTTGCCTATCTACCATTTTTTATGCGATTATAGTAAACAAAAAATTAGGACAAGTTTATTTTTTGATTGGGGTGGATTGTCAAAAATTTATGATTTCTTGCCAAGAGTTGAATATGAAAATATAATCCTTTCAAAAGCTCAATGGAAAATTAATTCTGAGCAAATTAAAATTTTTAATTCAATTATTCTATCTGAAAATATGGAACACTTGTTTCAAAAAATTGAAGAGTGGAGAAAATTAAAGCAAATTCCACA contains the following coding sequences:
- a CDS encoding prolyl oligopeptidase family serine peptidase, with translation MNLAPSSTVTEKYFGINIVDEYRNLENLKDSSVVNWMREQTKYSTNTLKSISNRQYYIDKRKEFDKRKSFSVNSINVTENGFYFYLKKKPEESTAKLYFRKTFNGTETEIFNPQSYKPENKKNYQISYIKPNFDGSKIAIALTESGKEISEMIIYDVKKNKLLSDVITNCWPSDGGGVSWFPDNERFIYLHYPVIDPNSIFFLKNMESVIYKIGEDPQILNDIFSKENDPNLKINSEDFPIVNLPNKESKFLFGYIAGATNFVNTYYKPLNEINKKGSWKLLFDKDKKVSNFIVKGNDIIFVSEKNGMTAIYRTSLLKPNFENPDLIVPNTSDEVINGLSNIKDGFLFSSTKNGVEAKLYLYKKTHVEQLVLPFPAGDISIGTQSSRSNNFWITCSGWKNDSERFKYNYALKKFTSENLSPIIDYPEFKDIIVEETVVKSHDGVDIPLSLIYKKGINKNKHNPLLIDAYGGYGIINSPYFSKTYMLWALEGGIMAIAHVRGGGEKGEEWHLGGFKETKPNSWKDLISCAEYMINKDYTSSENIAIWGASAGGITIGRAMTERPDLFKAAIIDAGVVNASRMEFTPNGLNNVKELGSLKIESEFKALLEMDAYLHIKKGIKYPAALITGGINDPRVSPWMPTKFAAKLLANNDSENPTLLKIDYEGGHGGDIPTLQLYENLADIFVFAFWQLGHPDYQLKKDEKK
- a CDS encoding aspartyl protease family protein — protein: MKFALQFLLIFNLFNSQQLKLFHLKEKGNVLICDSIKINGRFVSGKLIFDTGSTKTLLDVGTLDIENYRRKETINTYYGQLSFRNIRLNSLEIGNLREEKIEVRFIDIKKILGSCNPENIIGIIGMDIIKKYNWKLNLKNNELLYSNSAFNNDGYSIYPINFKHNGGKFFGSDKKPTFSLKINDINTDFIIDTGSFDIISVNKKNQKIPKIKLLEMQNSYGNIISEEYIAKGKIYVIDKEVDLPIKYSDHLLTSIGAGFLKNFEVIFDEGFKNIYLKKHEDFKTDVDIKMNFGFSIEKFYNNIRVSNVYKNSLADKSGLKVLDEIASINGINLEQYDLCTDAQNIVAQFEKSQMIIRLKNDKIINIVK
- a CDS encoding helix-turn-helix domain-containing protein, which translates into the protein MRKIYLILIIICPILFFSQSKKGFYLPDTLKTKSFDYLKKGYDKEFQSKKNLAELYANCLLLKGKKEKNDLKTIDGYISLYRLKDDDLSALSYLDSMMIVSKKINNKEYLSDGYMYKGNYYYLKGDYLKSLGSYLEARNYAENNSETYHILNFNIGLLKLELGNYQEAQNLFFDFKKYIEYKGQTKRIDYVSCLYAIAYTYNKTNMIDLSESFVKLGLKANEQIKDQESYLNLLLVSGINSYKRKNYKEAIEKLEKVDKLTRKNSYNLQNLALSEFYIGKSLNRINDANFLNKFKTVDSIIFKTKNVTSELREIYPFLIEHYKENNDKQKQLLYIEHLLTFDSISSSNKYNLSTIINKKYDTPNLIIEKEKLISDLNSKNSTLFWIIGIIGLLTISLIIIYYKNRKQIKFYERQAEALLKNSKDIVNIEDISINTNSWNIGKEEVDKPKSSLPEDIIENLRLKFTQFENEKGFLNKSLTLDNLAKDFETNRDYLSKTVNELKGKNFSQYINELRINNIVEELKNNPHLQKYTIAGIAEEAGYNNSESFTNSFKKHTGTLPSYYIKALQEKKNEIL
- a CDS encoding lantibiotic dehydratase family protein, which gives rise to MPKFPYNFFDDFIVRLPHLSFKEFKRNFYEKCTDDENIEKYLTSIIFREAIYLASLSLFNETKTKISEKSKVSLVKYYNRASTRYTPFGLFAGVSLGKFDKEDDFPKLFSENERSRDTKLDMHFLVELSKHLNSIPHIKNNILYFPNNSIYTIGKNKIRFVEYENKEGKRDYIISSAPLSEELEQILLVSKEGKTIDELSSVLINEEISLEEAREFIDELIENQVLVSELEPNVAGNNFLDSIISILERIGANEERDLLVAIKIKMQQLDLNFGNSENMYAEIEELINNLNLEYDKKYLFQTDLYYDSKIKLSYEWKRQLKKGISFLNKITILNRETVLEKFKEAFYERFENEEVSLSYALDSEIGIGYLQNIPTKGVHPYLEDIVLPSSKQKRELQFKLNPIHLILNQRLQKSYWNNDYVIKLSEDDFNDFEENWNDLSDTLSLIGEIVSDNQQEKLYINNISGNAGRLLGRFCSEKSTIKDFVIQISDKEQELNPEKILAEIIHLPESRIGNVIRRPQLRSYEIPYLANSALKKENQISVDDLYLSIKNGKLFLRSKKHNKEVIPHLTNAHNYSNNSLPIYHFLCDYSKQKIRTSLFFDWGGLSKIYDFLPRVEYENIILSKAQWKINSEQIKIFNSIILSENMEHLFQKIEEWRKLKQIPQWIQWVQGDNTLAVNLQNFDLVQMFFSSVKNEKEIIIEEFLINDKSDYVHQFVFSLYKDL